Proteins encoded in a region of the Marmota flaviventris isolate mMarFla1 chromosome 3, mMarFla1.hap1, whole genome shotgun sequence genome:
- the LOC114103876 gene encoding olfactory receptor 8S1-like, with translation MALRNHSIITGFILTGLSDNPQTEALLFVLFLGIYILTMIGNLTMLLVIGADSHLHTPMYFFLSNLSFLDLCFSSVTVPKLLKDLLSEKKTISVEGCLTQVFFVFITAGTEAFLLSMMAYDRYAAICHPLLYGQKISNELCVTLVLVSWGLASLNSVVIVLLAVNLDFCDAQTIHHYTCELPSLFPLSCSDISINIDILICSTLLHGLGTFLPIFFSYTRIVSTILSMSSTTGRSKAFNTCSSHLIAVILFFGSGLVRYLMPTSGSSLDLLASLQYSAVTPMLNPLIYSLKNQEVKAAVKRTLRKCLHYFGS, from the coding sequence ATGGCCTTGAGGAACCACAGCATCATCACTGGGTTTATCCTCACTGGGCTGTCTGACAACCCCCAGACTGAGGCTTTGCTTTTCGTGCTATTCCTGGGGATTTACATCCTGACCATGATAGGCAACTTGACAATGCTGCTGGTGATCGGGgctgactcccacctccacacaccTATGTACTTCTTCTTGAGCAACCTGTCATTCTTGGATCTGTGCTTCTCTTCTGTCACTGTGCCCAAGTTGCTGAAAGACCTCCTGTCTGAGAAGAAAACCATCTCAGTAGAGGGCTGCCTGACTCAGGTCTTTTTTGTGTTTATCACTGCAGGGACTGAAGCCTTTCTTCTTTCAATGATGGCTTATGACCGCTATGCCGCCATCTGCCACCCACTGCTTTATGGCCAGAAAATCAGCAATGAGCTCTGTGTGACGCTGGTGCTGGTCTCATGGGGCCTGGCCTCTCTCAATTCAGTAGTCATTGTGCTCTTGGCGGTGAATCTGGACTTCTGTGACGCCCAAACCATACACCACTACACCTGTgagcttccttctctcttccccctgTCTTGCTCTGATATTTCCATCAATATCGACATCTTGATCTGCTCCACCTTGCTGCATGGGCTTGGGACCTTTCTCCCTATCTTCTTCTCTTACACCCGCATTGTGTCCACTATCCTGAGCATGAGTTCCACCACAGGCAGAAGCAAGGCATTTAACACCTGCTCCTCTCACCTTATTGCAGTGATCCTCTTCTTCGGGTCAGGTTTGGTTCGCTATCTTATGCCAACCTCTGGTTCATCCCTAGATTTGCTAGCCTCCTTGCAGTATAGCGCAGTCACACCCATGCTGAATCCCCTCATCTACAGCCTAAAAAACCAGGAGGTGAAGGCAGCTGTGAAAAGGACATTGAGGAAATGTCTTCATTATTTTGGGTCATGA